The Capricornis sumatraensis isolate serow.1 chromosome 20, serow.2, whole genome shotgun sequence genome contains the following window.
TTGAGATGAAGAGGTGtgctgcctccagctttgtttttttcccctcaagattgttttggctatccaGAGTCCTCGATGGTTGCATATGATTTTTAGGATTGTTTTTCTAGAACACCAAAAAATGCCTTGGAATTTAGACAGGGACTGCATTGACTGTTTATATAATTTTCCATGGTATGaatatcttaacaatattaatctTTTTTTAGGACTttaatatctctttttaaaaaattattattattattattactttacaatattgtattggttttgccacacatcaacatgaatccaccacgggtgtacacgtgttcccaatcctgaacgcccctcctaCCTCCCCCCCAACACCATCCATccgggttatcccagtgcaccagccccaagcatcctgcaccccgcatcgaacctagactggcaattcatttcttatatgatattatacgtatttcaatgccattctcccaaatcatcccaccctctccctctcccacagagtccaaaagtctgttctatacatctgtgtctcttttgctgtctcgcatacagggttatcattaccatctttctaattccatatatatgtggtagtatattgtattggtgtttttctttctggcttacttcactctgtataaccggctccagtttcacccatgttggagattacgagtgaaatgacacaaagcaagacacacacacacacacgagacggacactctggccagaggaaaaaGAACTGCGCAAGCAAGCAGGCTTGTGGTTTACTTTTATATAGCCCCCTTGGGCAGAGTTCCAGACAGTATGACCAAGCCTCTTCAGTATAgcgcatgtgcataaatgttatcgtacagcaaaagggagtgaaattccgGCCTACTgaagagtctgtccagagcccttatcacaagaagggaatgttccctcgtttgcaagggaccattaatctcaaggctgtgtccgtCTCCTTgcagaacatcttgtttgcaagcagcacatctccactttcccaatttggctgcattaacccttcaatccacatcattagaatggattcaaatgtattctttttagtggctgaataatactccattgtgtatatgtaccacagctttcttatccatctatctgctgatggacatctaggttgcttccatgtcctggctattataaacagtgctgtgatgaacactggggttaaTCTTTCAGTCCATGAATGTTGGGTATTGTTCTACCTATCATGTCttctttaatgtttttcattAATGTTTTGTAGGTTTCCATGTATAAGTCTTTCCCCTCTGTGATTCAGtctattcttaagtattttatcttttattaatttCCCTTTGAAgttttcattgttcagttcagtccagtcgctcagttgtgtccgactctttatgaccccatgaatcgcagcatgccaggcctccctgtccatcaccaactcccaaagtgctggagtttcagcttcagcatcattccttccaaaaaaccccagggctgatttcctttagaatggactggttggagttccttgcagtccaagggactctcaaaagtctccaacatcacaattcaaaagcatcaattctttggcgctcagccttcttcacagtccaactctcacatccatacatgactactggaaaaaccatagccttgactagatggaccttagtcagcaaagttagTGTATGGAAACATAACTGTTGTGGTCCTCTGGGTACAGCAATAAGTGACTGGGGCAGACACTGGTGATTGCTAGTGGCAGGAGTGTGCATATGCTCAGCTATGGGGCTGTAGGTGAATGCACGGGGGCAGAGATGCATGCATTGTGGTGAGGGTGGGCCCCGTGGAGGATCTGGGTCTGATATCAGGCACAAGTTCAGTTGCTGAGGTCAGAGCTAGTGCCATGTACATGCCTGACTTCAGGACCGGGACTAGCTTTGCAGCATCCATGATGACTGTGCTGAGTTTCAAGGAGGCACTAACTGTCCTGGCTCCTGTTAGGGAGGGTGGAGGGACTCAGCATCGGGAGTCTGGGACATAAAAACCTGTGGACCTTCTGTGCTGAGAGTTGTGGGCACATGGCAGTGGTTGTGCTGGCTGTTGGCTTCCTGCACAGCTTTCCCTCATCTTATTTTGCACTACTTTGTTGCTGCAGTTTCTTAAGTGGACCCCTGAGCTCTGTCAGAGCTGTTTCATTCACATCTGTCTGTCCAATTGTTGTTTCCATTATGAGGGTAGAGACTGGGATCTCCTACTAAACCATCTTGCTGACATTACTCtctttatacattttagaatcagtttgtcactTTCTACAAACTTCCCACTGGCATATGAGTCAGGATTTCATTGAAACTGAAGATCAATAGAATTGAAATCTTAGCAATATTAAGTCTTTCAATATAGAATCGTGGTGTATGTCTccatttatttatgaattttatttctctcACAAATTAGTTTTCATCATACAGGTCTTGCATGTATTTTATTAATTCGGTACCACAACATGTTTTTGGTGCTGTTCCGGATGatgaatgaaagtgttagtcactcagttgtgtccaactctttgcaactccatgggctgtactCTACCAGAATCCTGTCTCTGTagacttctctaggcaagaatagtggagtgggtaaccattcctttctccaggggatcttcccaacccagggattgaacctgggtctcctacattgcaggcagattctttaccatctgagccaccagggaagctccattttGCATGATATTGTACTTCAATTTCCAATTGTTTGTTTCCAGTATGTAAAATAatcttgatttttatatattgacttttattttggaaatatattCAACTCACTTATATGCATAATCATGTTTTTGTAGATTCATAGGATTTTCTCTGTATATTATATTTTACTCTGTATATTTAGTGTTTTCTCTGAAAGAAGAGAATTTGAATTCGTCTCTTCCAACtgtgctttgtttattttttcttgccttattgtagttttgtgaGCTTCCAGTCCAATGTTTAATAGAAATAGAAAGCATAGGCCTCTTTGCCTTATCCTTAATCATAGGGGGAAAAACTCAGTCTCTTCTTTAAATGCAATGTTAGTTAAAGTCTGCCTTGTTATTTTTGGTGCCTTTTAGTAGTTTGAGGAAATTTTCTTCTATTGCTACTGTACTGAAAGTCTTAATGAATTTtgaatgttttcagtttctttcctgcATATTTTGATATTTGATAAACACTATTAGCTGTTTCACTTATGCTAAGTACCAATCATATCAAAATATGAACTTCTCTTCCCTTGGCAATGCTTGCAATAGAAAGCTGTATTTCGTGACTAAATTCCTCAGCAAAAATTTTACGAAAATGTTGGCAGACTGAGGTAGACGGAGTGTGGTGGAAAACAGAGTAACATTCTGCTGAAATTGCTTGTAAAACAGGCACTGTCCCTGTGAAATGTGATATGTACATGGCCCCACCCTTTCTAACTTGAGCCAAAATACTTCCCTCTCTCTTGAGATTCTCTTACTGTTCTGTGAGGAATAGTGAGCTCATTACTAATTCAGAGCTTACTGGGCCTGTCTGCTTTATGCCTTTCTTTCCAAAAAGTAGCTGTCTTATCTATAGCTCATTCAGCAAACTGTGAATTAGGTACTAGTTTATCAGTGTAAGGAAATATTTACCAATTGGGAGTTGAATGcaaaacaaccaaccaaacaaaaagacCAACATACTAGAGTGAATTTCCTGAGGTAAATGTGAGCCTTAAAGAATCTGCAGATTTATAGCAGTTTATCTTGGGAAGCAGTACAATAGCTTCAAGTGTGGACTTTACCAAGCACTCATGTACATGATGAAATAAAACAACAGTGCTGAAGTAAAAGACACTTTACTGACATGACAGCTGAGAATATCAATCCAAAACGAGccaggaaagagaaacaaaatgaagGTATATTTTGAAGTTCTTAGGTAGGTAGGATTATTATTTCAAAAGCCTCCAAGAATTCCTAGCAAGTTTTAAGACTGTTCATTCTTGGTGACTCATATGCAAAAGAAATGGCTATTCTTGAATAATACCTGTTTGAAACTCTTattcttttatgaaaaataagattatgCATAAATCTTTTTTTGGCTATTGAAATTATTCTGCTAGTTGTTACTCTCACTGTTGTAGTGTGCAGTCCTAACTGGCTGAAGAATTTTATTCAGGCTTCCACATattattgagcagagttccctgtgcttacgCAGCTGGACCTTTttggttatccattctaaatatagTAGGGTGCACCTATCCATTCCAAACTTCTAATATCCTTTCCCTCTATCCTTACCCTCAGCAACAATAGTTTGTTCTCTAAAACTGtgagtttctgttttgcaagtaagGTCATTGTATCATGTCTTTTCAGATTCCTCATATAAGACATGTTATGTTTCTGTTACTCTAAGTTAtatcactcagtatgacagtctctaggtccatccattttctGCAGCCTCTTTCTACTCTTGAGTGCCTCtgtactgtttccactatttcctttccttctccacttgAGGAAAAGCCAAGCCCCTTCTAGGCCACAATCTCTGCGCCAGTTGCACAGTCATGCCTGCACTGCTGCTGCCTCTATGAATTTATCCctgcctttctctcctccctcagTGCCTCCtgtctgcttcttgacctgaccAAGTGTTCTCCTGCAGCAGGGACTCTGCACATGGAGCCCTCCCAGCCTGGAAGGTTCTTCCTCCAGTGGCTGCATGATTTGTTCCCTCATCCTCAGGTGTCTTCAAGTATCACAGGGAAGATTTCCCCAGACTCTTGAGAACTCCTATCAAAGCATTCTGCCTCCGTCCTTCCCCCAAGGCCCTCTGTCTTCTCCCCCTGCTTCATCTTTGCCCAGAGTGCCTCTTCCCGTGGGGTCACTGTCTCTCACTCCCTCTTAGGTGATGAGGGGCTGCAGGAGAGCGagagctgtgctgtgtgctgctgcatcCCAGGACTAGGGGAGGGCCCCGCATTTGGTAGATGTTGCACATTTGTTAGAATAATGGCAGGaatattccatttctctggagtcaataaacaagaatatttttatttctatttactaTATATGTGCTTATGAATATTGCTTAGGATTAAATAAATAaggtaaacatttaaaatgtttgatcAGAATTAAGTAGCTTTTGGCTAGAGGCACCTGGCTGTTCCTTCTCTGAGTCACCTTCAGGTTTACTGAAGACCTAATCTGAAGTTGAGACACAAGGTGTGATCACAGTCAGAACCCTATGCCAAATAGGATTAACATCCGGTAACTGCTCTTGGCAAAGAGGCACCGAGTACTGAGCTGCAGTGTCAGCTGACCTCCGTGGAGCCCCTCCTCACCATGGCTCCTGCTGCCTAGGGGCCACTGCTCTGAAGGTCACCCCATGAGGGGCTCAGGTGGCTGTAGATGTGTCTCAGAGGTTCCCGGGCAGGAAGGTGAACACCCCAAGGCCCAGGCTGCACATGCTGGCTTTTTGTCTTTGGCGGAAGGACTTCTGTGTGGTAGGACCCCTGTCCGTGTATCCCATGCCTCTTGTCCTTCAGAAGACACTGCCCCTAATGCCCTCTGCAGCCCTGTGAGAAGACGAGTCAGGGCTTGGAGTGCTGAATTACAGGTAGCTGCTAGGGATCCAGCCCGGTGCCCTTCCAAGGGTAGCACAGGATCCTCTGAGACGTCCCCAGATTGTGGGGACATTTGGTGACTTCAGGGCGAAGTCATGGTCAGAGTCAATGGAATACAGCACATGTAGCCCATTCCTAATGccagttgtatttttaaaatgtatttttaattggaggatagttactttacaatattatgttggcttttgccatacaaGATGATTCAGCTGTAAGCATACATATGTCTCttgcctcttgaacctccccccatGTCCCACCCAATTATACTcctatcctgaaagatgatgctgtgaaagtgctgcactcaatatgccagcaaatttggaaaactcagcagtggccacaagactggaaaaggtcagttttcattccaatctcaaagaaagccaatgccaaagaatgctcaaactactgcacaattgcactcatctcacatgctagtaaagtaatgctcaaaattctccaggccaggcttcagcaatacgtgcacagctaacttccagatgtgcaagctggttttagaaaaggcagaggaaccagagatcaaattgccaacatatgctggatcatggaaaaagcaagagagttccagaaaaacatccatttctgctttattgactatgccaaagcctttgactgtgtggatcacaataaactgtggaaaattctgaaagagatgggaataccagaccacctgacctgcctcttgagaaacctatatgcaggtcaggaagcaacagttagaactggacatggaacaacagactggttccaaataagaaaaggagaacatcaaggcggtatattgtcaccctgctcatttgacttatctgcagagtacatcatgagaaatgctgggctggaagaagcacaagctggaatcaagatggccgggagaaatatcaataacctcagatatgcagatgacaccacccttatggcagaaagtgaagaggaactaaaaagcctcttgaggaaagtggaATTGGAGAgagaagaagttggcttaaagctcaacattcagaaaacaaagatcatggcatctggtcccatcacttcatgggaaatatatggggaaacagtggaaacagtgtcagacttaattttttggggttccaaaatcactgcagatggtgattgcggccatgaaattaaaagacgcttactccttagaaggaaagttatgaccaacctagatagcatgttgaaaagcagagacattactttgccagcaaaggtccatctagtcaaggctatggttttttcagtagtcatgtatgaatgtgagatttggactgtgaagaaagctgagcgccgaagaattgatgcttttgaattatggtgttagagaagactcttgagagtcccttggactgcaaggagatccaaccagtccattctgaaggagatcagccctgggatttccttggaaggaatgatgctaaagctgaaacttcagtactttggccacctcatgcaaagtgttaactcattggaaaagactctgatgctgcgagggattggaagcaggaggaggaggggatgaccgaggatgatatggctggatggcatcactgactcgatggacgtgagtctgagtgaactccgggagttggtgatggacagggaggcctgatgtgctgcgattcatggggttgcaaagagtcggacatgactgagcgactgaactcaactgaactgaactgaagttgtcaTAGAGTACCACATTGAACTCCTTGTGTCAAgttgtttttcaataaaattttactttggaataattttagattaatGGAAGAGTTGaaaacatttgtcaaaactgaTAAGCAAGTTTGGAGCATTACTTTTAACTTAACctcacatattatttttatttaaccagGTTGTCCATTAGGTGCTTTTGGATTTCAGAATCCAACCCACAACCTACACACACTGCATTAATTGTCATGTGTCTCCAGTGTCCTCTGCTCTGTGGAGTCCCTCATTCTCTCCTTGTAATAGCTTACACATATGGTGTTTGGTACTGAGTTCAtggtctctgaagaagatttGACTCCAGGACCAAAGACACAGTTTCAGTAACTCAAAGGTTTGTGCagcaaagatttttatttaaaatgacaggacagagaaagcttctgacatggaCATAAgaaggggtagaaagagtacccaccTTCACTATTTTAAGCATGGCATTATATATTTCTCAACTGGCTGGTGAGAACAGATACATAGAATACCTCAAGGTTGTAAGAGTTCCATGAGACCCTTCCTGAAGGCATACATCCTGAGATAACTTCAGCACAAGATTAGCCAGAGAGCACGGGTCCTGCCAGGGAGAATGCTTCCGTACAACTTCTGTGGGGGAGATATACTGTTGCTGTGTAATCAGCCGTAGAAGTCTTGAGTGACAGGTTCCCTGACAAGCCTTGTTACAATTACAATCTTTAACAGAGAGGGTCAGAAGAACATTTCCCTGTTCATGGGTTCTGGACCTAAAGAAAGGCCAGTTCTTGGGTAAGATACATTGTTGCACAAGGCTTAAGGAAAGCATGAGGGAGAGTGTTCACCTCCTCCTTAAAGGGCCCTGGATTGCCTAAGCTTTAACTCTCTTATGGGTCTGTCATGGTCTTGGCCGTCCCAGGAGGACTGGCTAGGGATGGCAGAAGGACCTCAAAGCTGAATTTGTCTGCTGTTTTATAGCAGACAAATGTAgagtggaggaggaaacagcagctctttcttgcctggagaaacccatggacacaggagcttcacgggctacagtccacggggtcacaaagagtgggacacgactgaagcaactgagcatagcagAAAGTGGAGTTTAGACTTTGGGTTTTGAGAAAGACAGAGGTGAAGCACCCTTCCTGTCTCCTTACATCAGGGTACACGTGACAGCTGTGTGTCTTACCACTGGGCGTGTCAGCTTTGACTATTGATTAACACTGTGTTTGTTAAACCTGCactattttccccttctcctcctctcctcttttctttggAGATGAGTTACTAAGTCAAGCCCTCGCTCAGGGAGTGCAGGGCAGTATGTTCTCCATCCTTGAGGGTATAATCTAGCTCTGTTATTAGGGATGTTTCAGTAAGGAATGATAGTCTCTTCACCCACattattttagtttagttttgtttaaATGGGCTAGGTCTTTGTGGGATGTGTGGGCCTTCTCTTTGCAGAGCAtgttctctctagttgcagtgggaaGGTTTTTAGTTGCCCCAGGGCaggtgggagcttagttccctgaccaggggttaaaCCAATTACTGCTGCTttggagggcagattcttaactactggacctccagggaagtcctcatttatttacttaatcaTTTGTTTGTATCAGTATGGACTCAAACATATTGCTTTATACTTTGGGTATCATCCAATACTCTGTTACATATTTTGTCTGTCAGAACGTTTCTAGTTTGGCCATTGGGAGCGTCTCACACTTCCTTTTAGAGTTTCAAGGTCCCTTTCATCTTTTGTGCAAACTGCTCTCCTAATGTGGAAGGTTGAGTTTGACACTGAGAGAGTTTTCACATGTGGAATGCCACCTCTGATGGACCCAGCCCTCTGGGCCTTAGAACTCCTATCCTCAGTGTCCTTTAGGGCTGTGGACCTCAGAGTCTCTGATGCATGAGACAAACCACACAGCCTCACAGCTGCTCACTGATGTTTCTGGATAGACTGTGCAGTGCTAGTACCTCTTGAGACCAGGTTCACAGATGGAAGAGGGTGAGACAATCAGAAAGGGCAAGTCTGGACCACTGGGAGTCCAGGATGTTTCCAGGAACTTGCTTCTTTAAGCGTTTGAGAATGGTTGGAAGCATGATCTGAAATTATCAGAATTATCTGTGCTGGAGAAAATCCTCCTGGTGCAGGTCCTGTGAATTCCTTCTTGGGAATGATTTGGAGGCCAAGCCTGCTGTCCAGCAGTGCTCAGGGCCCTGTCTAGGGACTGCAGATGTTAAGATATTTGAAGGTGCAGGAAGGCCCAACTCCCCATTCTTATCCCCGGACTTGACCTTGGGAATAAAGGAAGGATTCTGGATGACCTTTTCTCTACCTGAGAGTGGTGTACACCTGTGCTTGGCCCTCCTGTGATTCCATCTGCTTTGTCTGGGAGACTGTTGCATCAGAGCCAGGATAGGGGGAAGGATGACCAGGAAAACAGGTCACAGTTGGGGCTGGGATAACAGAGCATTTGGCTCCAAATGGAGTCACGTATAAATGTCAGCTCCACTTGATCTTTGGCAAAGGTGCTACCACAAAATCTCCCTGAGCACTGTTCTCAGAGCAGGAAGGGCTTCCAAGTAAACACTCCAAGGTCCAAGAGAACCACCTTTGCCAGATTCTTGGCCACAGGCCCATGGTCCTCCTGGGAGGGATGTGGGTTGGGCTTGGGGAGCTAGTGGTTTATAATACTGCAGAAACCCTGCCCTGAGCAGAGCACTCCAGCTGCCGCCATGATGAAGGGAGCACTGCTTGTGCTGGCCTTGCTGGTGACCAGAGAGCTGACCTTCAAGACGACTGAGGGTAGGAAGGAGGGTCCAGATGGCCCTCCTGATCCTTGCCCCTTGTCGTCTCACTGCATCCTCCACAGTGCTGTCAAAGCCACTTCTAGGGACAGAGTCCGAGGGCAGCTGACAGATCAGTGCCCAGGAGCCCTGCAGAAATTCCTGGAGCCTGTCAGTCTTTGAATGTAGAGGGTGGTATAGCTGGAGGGATCATTAGCTGTGCAAACCCTGGGGAATATTTTGTTGGCATTGGTGCTCATTGGaagggaggaagaaggctgaTATGCCCGGGGATGGTGGTCAAGGCCAGAGGGGCCTCCAGGGCTCACCCCTCTTGCTGCTCCCTCTGCTGGGAGGTTTCCTGTCTGGGATGTTAAGCAGTCCTGGGAGAGGCCGGGTCTCTGTGGGAGATGATTCTGGAAGCTTTGGATATGTGACTTCCTATCAAGTGGTGGAAACAGGAACTTCCTACTCTGGTAATTCTTTGACAagatattttctgtctttccttcagTGGAAGCCTGCCCTGTGTTTTATGGCGGGGTTGCTGCATTGTTATCTGGAAGCAAAACATTGTTGAATTCAACGCTCGATTTGGTTGATACTACTGATGAGGAAAAGGCAGCCTTTGGAAAAGTCCAGGATTGCTTCAATGATGCGGGATTTGATGCCAAGCTGAAGATGGTAGAACTCGTGGTAATTTACTCTCCTGACCCCGACTCTGCCCTTCCCACTCACATGCATAGTGTGGTATGCCACATGGGAATAGATCATGCAGTCATGGGATATGTGACAGACAAGATCTGTAAGCAAAGAAGCACATGAACAAACCTTTGCTCCACCCTACAGCACCTGTAATATGCAAGGGCAGTCCACGTGCACATCCAGCCTCTGTTGTTGTCAAAGATGCCCACAGCATGCGGATCAACTCACATACAGAATAGGGTTGCGAGGCCAAGTGTGTTGAGACAGGTGATTGTTTTTTTCCTCAGTGAGTGGAACTAGCATTGGAGCAGTAGAATTTTAATGTTTGGCAGGAAAGGAAGCTTTCAGCTCACACACATGTAGGAGTCATGTCAGCTCTACTTTAGGAATATTGAAAAGGAGCCCCTGGCTTTAGAATCTCTTTCCAGCATGGGGCTCCCTGGCTTTGTAAGATTTCATCACCTCCTCTTTTTCCCACTGTGTGGGCCTTGGGTCTGGCTCAGAGCCCCATTTCTACTGACATATCTACAAGCCTGTTTTTCCACTGTGGTGTTTTGGTGCCTGAGGCTCCTGAGGAGGCTTCTAGGAACCTGTGACTGTTCACCTTGGCTAGCAGTATATCTCCCAAAGAACCATTTTCCTTTATACTTCTTGTCAAACAATACTGGAGATTTTGGATAGTCTGTCTCAACATTTTTTCCCTCAAATTGTCTGTTTAAAATGAGAGGTTTTTTGCAAACAGAGTTTCACGCACTAATAGGAGCACGCAGAGCACATGGGTTTGTTTACGACACCTGCAAGCACAGTAGTCCACCCAGCACACCTGACAGAAGAGGCTCAGGTGCAGGAGGTGTGGCCCAAACCCAGGCTCCAGCACCTTGCTCCTCCCTCAGGACCCACCCGAGCTGTGCCTTGATGACCCTTAttatctcctcctcttcctggggTGGCTGGTGGCTAGTTTCCATCCTGACACCTGTGCCTGGGCTATTAGGGAGCCATCCTCCCCCTGGTCCCTGATGGCAGCCTTCTCTCCATTGGTGGGTCTATGGGCAGAGTTTCTTGCTGGGGAGGGAGCTGAATCCCTGAGGGTATAGCATGTGGTGATGCTTGGTAGACAGGATAGCCCTGCTGTGGGCTCAGGtgttgtccctcctcctcctcctccctcccagggtTCCATCATCTTTGACAAGGATTGTTTCGGCTATCAAGTGTCCACGGTTGTGAATAGTCTTTATGGAATAATTCTCAGTGCAGTCTCTTTGGTGAAATAGTCTTTGCCAGTGATGTCTGGTCTACGCCCCATGTGCCACCCTGTTCTTCTCAACTGAAGCTGGAATCCTGACACCTGTCCCACCTATGTGGTCTCAATCAGTCTTACTC
Protein-coding sequences here:
- the LOC138095811 gene encoding secretoglobin family 2B member 2-like; translation: MMKGALLVLALLVTRELTFKTTEACPVFYGGVAALLSGSKTLLNSTLDLVDTTDEEKAAFGKVQDCFNDAGFDAKLKMVELVGSIIFDKDCFGYQVSTVVNSLYGIILSAVSLVK